From a single Apium graveolens cultivar Ventura chromosome 2, ASM990537v1, whole genome shotgun sequence genomic region:
- the LOC141708484 gene encoding E3 ubiquitin protein ligase DRIP2-like — protein MGRVKREAIVACMTCPLCKNILMDATTISECLHTFCRKCICNKLSEEELERCPICKIDLGCVPEEKLRPDHILQDLRAKIFPYKRRKLDSPEAFSSIALPERRKERSLSSLVVNTPKVSPKTALTGKRSKATARKSLRSSSFSIQKQVKKEEDYESDSESFNSCETLTKFSQTIRQNFSNGEPSSHSTPNIETDDGASTREGKADLWKPLNFLVEVANRSKSSKSTSQEPASIAEPANGPKTKGLSIRTKRKTKDKKNSTGLHFPESAKPKNLLSSQRKTDTSGKSNISLQAVLDSNSIRHDRKLNPVWCSLVASKDLEDYRSLPQISASFLRIKDGSTSVSFIQKYLMRKLDLPSEDEVEIRCRGEPVIPTLQLYKLIELWLQTISTSEKISATIGSSAEEFVMVLGYARRPASA, from the exons ATGGGGAGAGTGAAGAGAGAAGCAATTGTAGCATGTATGACATGTCCTCTTTGCAAGAACATTCTCATGGATGCCACTACTATTTCTGAATGTCTTCACACCT TTTGCAGAAAATGTATCTGCAATAAACTCTCTGAAGAGGAACTAGAACGCTGTCCTATATGCAAAATTGATTTGGGTTGTGTGCCAGAGGAAAAGCTGAG GCCAGATCATATCTTGCAAGATTTAAGAGCAAAGATCTTTCCTTACAAAAGAAGAAAGTTGGATTCACCTGAAGCTTTTTCTTCCATTGCATTACCTGAAAGAAGAAAGGAAAGGTCACTCTCTTCATTGGTAGTCAACACTCCTAAAGTTTCTCCAAAGACTGCACTGACTGGGAAAAGATCAAAAGCAACTGCAAGAAAGTCGCTGCGAAGTTCTAGTTTTTCAATTCAGAAACAGGTTAAGAAAGAGGAAGATTATGAAAGTGATTCAGAGAGCTTTAACTCATGTGAGACACTGACCAAGTTTTCTCAGACCATAAGGCAG AATTTTTCAAATGGTGAACCATCTAGTCATTCTACACCAAATATAGAAACAGATGATGGTGCTAGCACAAGGGAGGGAAAAGCTGATCTTTGGAAGCCTTTAAACTTCCTGGTAGAAGTTGCAAATAGGAGTAAATCCTCAAAGTCTACTTCTCAAGAACCTGCATCCATAGCAGAACCTGCCAATGGTCCGAAGACTAAAGGACTTTCTATTAGAACTAAACGGAAAACCAAAGATAAAAAGAATAGCACTGGGTTGCATTTTCCTGAATCTGCAAAACCAAAGAATTTGTTGAGTAGTCAGAGAAAGACAGATACTTCAGGAAAATCAAATATTTCCCTGCAGGCTGTGTTGGATTCTAACAGCATCAGGCATGATAGAAAATTGAATCCAGTTTGGTGCTCCTTGGTGGCTTCAAAAGACCT GGAAGATTATAGGTCTTTGCCCCAGATATCGGCAAGTTTTTTGAGAATAAA GGATGGGAGTACATCTGTTTCTTTTATACAGAAGTACCTGATGAGGAAACTAGACCTTCCAAGTGAAGACGAG GTTGAGATCAGATGCAGGGGTGAGCCGGTTATCCCCACATTGCAACTGTATAAACTGATTGAACTGTGGCTACAAACAATATCAACGTCTGAAAAAATATCTGCAACAATTGGTTCCTCAGCAGAGGAATTTGTGATGGTATTAGGATATGCTCGCAGACCTGCATCTGCATGA